The Lacipirellula parvula genome window below encodes:
- the treY gene encoding malto-oligosyltrehalose synthase: MSVQLSKMPATTEASPINHASRVNRIPLATYRLQLSESFGFEQIRELIPYLQQLGVSDLYLSPLFRARDGSTHGYDVVDHGAIEPAFGGEVELVRMAEETRAAGMGIVLDVVPNHMGINDSGNRYWLDVLENGEGARWAKFFDIDWDAIPQTLKHRVLQPVLGQSFGATLEQGELKVVYFERRLQIEYFDRRFPLAPRTWPAVLELVAARLAEAAHNGVTAGPERRQARIELTELESIIAQLRHLPASEDCSAQALRNRYREQRIARRRLAHLVTKRPRVAEALTAAIEEMNGVVGQPSSFDRLEELLRAQCYRLAYWRVASDEINYRRFFDINELAAIRVEDSQVFEMVHRLVGTLLERGLATGLRIDHPDGLLDPAQYFENLQTLYRRSQPEATRDATGQLYIVAEKILSGSEQLPTDWAVQGATGYEFINLVSQLLVDATGVKAIHAAYEELSGVEETAAEIFYESKKEAASVAMLSEMQMLAARLYRIAQRQRASRDFTLPTLLRALQEVIACLAVYRTYVPPRGWEASEEDHRRIGLAIRWAKRRNPSMSRSLFDFIASVLLLQFPTNLSQEDREAWRHFALKLQQVSGPIAAKGVEDTAFYRFYPLASLNEVGGELDATGIAVEEFHRLMHHRGATWPHGMSASSTHDTKRSEDVRARLHVLSEIPVRWKEAVLLWRQMNRRFLENWDGEPIPDANEEYLIYQTLVGTWPVTPMNDAARETYCQRIVQYMEKALREAKLHTSWMNPSEDYETLVFDFVRKILGPEAAAFQTDLAQFVAEIADAGFVNSLSQVVLKATLPGAPDFYQGTELWDFSLVDPDNRRPVDYATRTAALKELGRRVEGDLSGVATELAAAWPDPRVKLLVTKQSLAARRRHQALFTHGEYIALETTGGLADHLFAFARRDGDDWAITVVPRHFQSLAHGKQNKKAATGWKAEWGDAAVVLPAEIGAAWRCELSGQTVEAAPNGDTLTLAARELFAALPVALLTKTAGTRPAARG, encoded by the coding sequence ATGTCGGTCCAGCTTAGCAAGATGCCAGCCACAACCGAGGCGTCCCCTATCAATCACGCATCGCGGGTCAATCGAATTCCGCTGGCGACCTATCGCCTGCAGCTGTCGGAGTCATTTGGCTTCGAGCAGATTCGTGAGTTGATTCCCTACTTGCAGCAGCTCGGCGTCAGCGACCTCTACCTCAGTCCGCTGTTCCGCGCTCGCGACGGCAGCACGCATGGTTACGACGTCGTCGACCATGGCGCGATCGAGCCGGCGTTCGGCGGCGAAGTGGAACTCGTGCGCATGGCCGAAGAAACCCGCGCAGCTGGGATGGGCATCGTCCTCGACGTGGTTCCCAATCACATGGGAATCAACGACTCGGGCAATCGCTACTGGCTCGACGTGCTCGAGAATGGCGAAGGCGCCCGCTGGGCCAAGTTCTTCGACATCGACTGGGACGCGATTCCGCAAACGCTCAAGCATCGCGTGCTGCAACCAGTGTTGGGGCAATCCTTCGGCGCCACGCTTGAACAGGGCGAACTGAAGGTCGTCTATTTCGAACGCCGACTGCAGATCGAATATTTTGATCGCCGCTTTCCGTTAGCCCCGCGGACTTGGCCGGCGGTGCTGGAGTTAGTCGCCGCGCGACTTGCCGAAGCGGCTCACAACGGCGTCACAGCTGGGCCCGAACGTCGCCAAGCCCGCATCGAACTGACCGAACTCGAAAGCATCATCGCCCAACTACGACACTTGCCCGCTTCGGAGGATTGCTCCGCCCAAGCCCTGCGCAATCGCTACCGCGAACAGCGGATTGCCCGCCGCCGGCTCGCCCATCTCGTGACGAAGCGGCCGCGCGTCGCCGAGGCCCTCACGGCGGCGATCGAAGAAATGAATGGCGTCGTCGGCCAGCCGAGTAGTTTCGATCGCCTCGAAGAATTGCTGCGGGCCCAGTGCTACCGGCTCGCCTACTGGCGGGTCGCCTCGGACGAGATCAACTACCGCCGCTTCTTTGACATCAACGAGCTCGCCGCGATCCGCGTCGAAGACAGCCAAGTGTTCGAGATGGTTCACCGCCTCGTCGGCACGCTGCTGGAGCGCGGCCTAGCCACCGGCCTACGGATCGACCACCCCGACGGTCTGCTCGATCCGGCCCAATACTTCGAGAACCTGCAGACGCTCTATCGCCGCTCGCAGCCTGAAGCGACGCGCGACGCAACGGGCCAACTCTACATCGTCGCCGAGAAGATTCTTTCCGGCAGCGAGCAATTGCCGACCGACTGGGCCGTGCAAGGCGCCACCGGCTACGAGTTCATCAACCTGGTGAGCCAACTGCTTGTCGACGCTACGGGGGTAAAGGCGATTCACGCCGCGTACGAAGAACTCTCCGGCGTCGAAGAAACGGCGGCCGAGATTTTCTACGAGAGCAAGAAGGAAGCCGCCAGCGTCGCGATGCTCAGCGAGATGCAAATGCTCGCCGCGCGGCTCTACCGCATCGCCCAGCGACAACGGGCGTCGCGCGACTTCACGCTGCCGACGCTGCTGCGAGCGCTGCAGGAGGTCATCGCCTGCCTCGCCGTCTATCGCACCTACGTCCCGCCCCGCGGTTGGGAGGCAAGCGAAGAAGATCACCGCCGCATCGGCCTCGCCATTCGCTGGGCGAAACGCCGCAACCCCAGCATGTCGCGATCGCTGTTCGACTTCATCGCGTCGGTGCTGCTGTTGCAGTTTCCGACGAACCTTAGCCAAGAAGACCGCGAGGCGTGGCGGCACTTCGCGCTAAAGCTGCAACAAGTCAGCGGCCCGATCGCGGCGAAGGGGGTCGAAGATACGGCGTTCTACCGATTCTATCCGCTTGCCTCGCTCAACGAAGTCGGCGGCGAACTCGACGCGACCGGCATCGCGGTCGAAGAGTTCCATCGCCTGATGCATCACCGCGGCGCCACGTGGCCGCACGGCATGTCGGCCTCGTCGACGCACGATACGAAGCGAAGCGAAGACGTCCGCGCGCGGCTCCACGTCCTGTCGGAAATCCCCGTTCGCTGGAAAGAGGCGGTCCTCCTCTGGCGGCAGATGAATCGCCGCTTCCTTGAAAACTGGGATGGCGAGCCGATCCCCGACGCGAACGAGGAATACCTTATTTATCAGACGCTCGTCGGCACCTGGCCAGTGACGCCAATGAATGACGCCGCCCGCGAGACCTACTGCCAGCGGATCGTGCAGTACATGGAAAAGGCGCTTCGCGAGGCGAAGCTCCACACCTCGTGGATGAATCCGTCGGAAGATTACGAGACGCTCGTGTTCGACTTCGTGCGGAAGATCCTCGGCCCCGAGGCGGCGGCGTTTCAAACCGACCTGGCGCAGTTCGTCGCGGAGATTGCCGACGCCGGGTTCGTCAATTCGCTATCGCAAGTGGTGCTGAAGGCGACGCTCCCCGGCGCCCCCGATTTTTATCAGGGGACCGAACTGTGGGATTTTAGTTTGGTTGATCCCGACAACCGCCGGCCGGTCGACTACGCGACGCGGACCGCTGCTCTTAAGGAACTCGGTCGGCGTGTGGAAGGCGATCTGTCTGGCGTTGCCACGGAGCTCGCCGCCGCGTGGCCTGATCCACGCGTGAAGTTATTGGTTACAAAACAATCGCTCGCGGCCCGGCGCCGCCATCAAGCGCTGTTCACGCACGGCGAGTACATCGCACTCGAAACCACCGGCGGATTGGCCGACCACTTGTTCGCGTTCGCTCGCCGCGACGGCGACGACTGGGCAATCACCGTCGTGCCGCGACATTTCCAGTCGCTCGCGCACGGCAAGCAAAACAAAAAAGCTGCGACCGGCTGGAAAGCCGAGTGGGGCGACGCCGCGGTGGTGCTACCCGCCGAGATTGGCGCTGCGTGGCGCTGCGAGCTTTCCGGACAAACAGTGGAAGCGGCGCCAAACGGCGATACATTGACGCTGGCGGCGCGGGAACTGTTTGCGGCTTTGCCGGTGGCGCTTCTGACGAAGACCGCTGGCACAAGGCCAGCGGCTCGCGGTTGA